In Camelus dromedarius isolate mCamDro1 chromosome 4, mCamDro1.pat, whole genome shotgun sequence, the DNA window CTGATATTTTGTCACTCTTGTCAGAAGTCCAAGGTCCTTGGTCTTTTATATATTATCAAGCATCTAGTCATTCTTTATGGTTTGGTAGGGATTTTTTTGGTCGTCGTAGCTTGCTTTGGCATTTTGGTAATTTGGGCAAGAGTTTCTGCCTCTCTTCAGTTGGTTCCCAAACATCTGGAGTGGCCAATCAGTGGCAAGAAGTTCCAGCATCTGGAATTTTCAGAATTGATCTCAAGTCTACTTCCATTTCCAAATCTGTTGTCTTAAAATTGTATCCTTGGAAACATAACTCTAAGGAGAATGTTATCAAAGAATGTGTCAATAGTCTGACTCATATTTCAGCAGACTTGCCAACATTTGTATCGGTGGTAGCAAATGAAGCCAAACTTTATCTTAAAGAACCTGTCATTCCTTTAAATACGATGTTGCCACATGCCCCACTTGGGGTCCATTGCAGTAGCATTTCTAGCATCCCACCAACAAGAGAGACCCTTCAGGTCTTTCTTACCAATGGATGCATGAAGAAAGTAGTTCAGCAGTTCATTGATGTCCTGACTGTTGCAGTCAGTAGACGTGTCTTGTGTTTACCCAGAGACGAAAACCTGACATCAAGTGAAGTTTTGAAAACTAGTGAGAGGAAAGCAAATGTTGCGATCCTGTTTTCTGGGGGTATAGACTCCATGGTTATTGCAGCCCTCGCTGACCGTCATATTCCTTTCAATGAGCCAATTGATCTTCTTAATGTGGCCTTCATGACTAAACAAAAGACCACACCAACTAGTTTTAACAAAAaagggagaagacagaaagaTCATTGTGAAATACCTTCTGAAGAATGCTCTGAAAATGtcactgctgcttctgctgctagTCCCGGTGAACAATTCAATGTACCAGATCGAATCACAGGAAGAGCAGGGCTAAAGGAACTACAAGCTTCCAGTCCTTCCCGGATTTGGAATTTTGTCGAAATTAATGTTTCTCTGGAAGAACTTCAAAAACTGAGGAGAACTCGAATATCCCACCTAGTTCATCCCCTGGATACGGTGCTGGATGATAGCATTGGCTGTGCAGTCTGGTTTGCTTCTAGAGGAGCCGGTTGGTTAGTGACCCAGGATGAAGCAAAACCATACCAGAGCGCTGCCAAGGTAGGACACAGCACTGGGCTCACCACTTCTGAGACTGAATTTTGACGCTTAAATCTTTTAGCATTTAAGTCGCAAGACTATAGCATGTTTCAGTTGCA includes these proteins:
- the ASNSD1 gene encoding asparagine synthetase domain-containing protein 1 gives rise to the protein MCGICCAVSFSVEHFGEDLKEDLLCNLKRRGPNSSKQLLKSNVNYECLFSGHVLHLRGVLTAQPVEDERGNVFLWNGEVFSGIKVEAEENDTQIMFNYLSSCENESDILSLLSEVQGPWSFIYYQASSHSLWFGRDFFGRRSLLWHFGNLGKSFCLSSVGSQTSGVANQWQEVPASGIFRIDLKSTSISKSVVLKLYPWKHNSKENVIKECVNSLTHISADLPTFVSVVANEAKLYLKEPVIPLNTMLPHAPLGVHCSSISSIPPTRETLQVFLTNGCMKKVVQQFIDVLTVAVSRRVLCLPRDENLTSSEVLKTSERKANVAILFSGGIDSMVIAALADRHIPFNEPIDLLNVAFMTKQKTTPTSFNKKGRRQKDHCEIPSEECSENVTAASAASPGEQFNVPDRITGRAGLKELQASSPSRIWNFVEINVSLEELQKLRRTRISHLVHPLDTVLDDSIGCAVWFASRGAGWLVTQDEAKPYQSAAKVVLTGIGADEQLAGYSRHRARVQTHGLEGLNKEIAMELGRISSRNLGRDDRVIGDHGKEARFPFLDENVVSFLNSLPIWEKADLTLPRGIGEKLILRLAAVELGLTTSAVLPKRAMQFGSRIAKMEKNNEKASDKCGRLQVSSLENLSIEKD